CAAAGGTTTCGCGGCCATAAGTTTGTTCCAGAAAAAACCAAAAACTTTTGCCGGCAAGTAACTCATCTTGCACCACCAATTTGTTAAAATTAAATCTATCACTTTTAACCTTGTCAAGCAACTTATTATCATCTGTCTCGGTCCAGCCATATCCTATATATTTTGAATTGCCATAAGCAAACCATGGTGGTAACGATAGTAAAATAGAATTTTGCAAACGCTCTTTGAGGCTGCCGCCAAACATGAGTTGCTCAAGCAGCACTTTTGCTATTCCTTCTCTTATTTGATTAAGGAGATGCTGATGGTCGCCATTAAAATAAACCAGAATCTTGTTTCCGCTAATCTTGGTTGTACCTCCGGTATTATAGCTCGTTTGCATATCGGCATCAAGGCCAATGTTTGTTTGCTTCAAATCATTTAGCTTACTATATACCATAATATGTAACCTGCCTTCGGTATTGTAATCAAACAGCCTTTCTACTTCGGTAATGATGCCATCGCAATAAATGCCACAAAATTCTGCGTGCTCCCTGCCACCTTGATAATAGTAAATGTCGAAATTCTTATACCGCATAAATGTCCACTTAAACTCATTGTATTGAACACGGTTTTTTCCAAAGCTTTGTTGCAGGCCATTGTAGAATTGCGCTTTGGCATCAAGCGCAAGCACGAATATAATAATGTATAAAAATGTAATGCGTTTTAACATGCCGCTATAGAGAACGCCAATATCGTAATATTTATTGGTACACATAATAATATTGATTAGCCTTGACAAAATTTTGACAAAAAAAATCGTTTAAAGATTAGTGTTACATTTGAAGACTTTTTAAAAATCGCTTTAGAATGGTAAAACGCTTTATTTTAATCCCTTTGATGATGATGTGGTTGTGTGCCAGCGCACAAGATGCATCAAAAGAGCAGGTGAGTTGGATTGTTGAATATGTAAGTATAGATTCGCTTCATGGCGAATTGATAATGAAAGCAACCATGGACGATGGTATGCATATTTTTGCAATTGACCACACTGCAGATTTTGGCTTGCCAACTTTTTTTGAAGTTTCAAGCGATTCAAGCTATTACTATACCAATGGCCCGGTGTTGCAACCCGATCCTATTATTAAAGAGGGAAATTTTAGTGCCCCTTTGCGTTATTATTCGCATCAAGCAACATTTAAGCAGGCAATAGTTACCATAGGCAAAGTGCCTTTTATTATAAAAGGAAATATAAACTACCAGGCTTGCAACGATGAAATGTGCTTTTTGCCAAAGGATGTTCCCATTAAAGTAATTGTACGTAACTAACAGAATTAATTTAGGATGACTACCGTTTTCCTTTTTATTTGTAAAAAAGCAATTATTTTGCGTGGTAATTAGTTTTCAATCCATTAAATGCTGCTCTATCTTTTAGTTATCAAGCCTCTATCGCTATTGCCTTTAAGGTGGCTGCATTATTTAAGTGACTTCTTATATGTAGTTTTGTATAAAATTGCTGGTTATCGTAAGAAGATTGTGCGCGCTAATATTTCAAATTCGTTTCCTGAAAAAACCGAGCTTGAAAGATTGCAAATAGAGCAAGAATTCTATAGGCACTTTAGTGATGTTATTGTTGAGACCATCAAGTCTTTTTCAATATCAGCTAATCAATTGCAGCAATTTTTTAAAGTACTAGACAATATTCAATTAACCCGTCTATTCGAGAAAAATAAAAATATCATATTGGTAACTTCACATTATAACAATTGGGAATGGGGAGCATTGGCAATGCCGCTACATTTCAATCATAACACTTTTGGTATATATCAAAAGTTAAGCAACGCCTTTTGGAATAGAACAATGCTTTCAACGCGCGAGCAATTTGGTATTGATATGGTTGAAATGAAAGATGTGCTATCTCTTTTTCGCAATTATGAATCGCAATTAAAGGCGGTTGCCTTTATTGCCGATCAATCGCCTTTTCATGTTTCAAAAGCATATTGGGCAACCTTTTTAAATCAGGAAACACCCGTGTATCGTGGGCCTGCACGTTTCGCTCAAACTTTTGATTATGCATTGGTGTATGGGCATATACAAAAAAAAGCCCGCAGCCAATACGAAGTAACTTATGAATTATTGGCAGAAGATGCACAAGACTTTGCCGAAGATGAACTTACGCAAATGCACCTAACTGCTTTGGAAAAGGATATTCAAGCTCAACCGGCATTTTGGCTTTGGACACATAAACGCTGGAAACGAGCTAATCAAAAGAAAATCTAGTTTTTTTACTTCGTGTTTGACTGAATAAAGTTTCAAAGAGTATATTTGTGCAACTTTTCGTTTTACCATTTAACTAACATCTGAAATATTGTGAATTCATTATTTTATCAGGTATTGTGTGTTATTAAATTGGTGAATGAAAATATTTTGTAGGCGCTATGGCATAGTTCTTGGTTTGTGGCGTTTCGTATCCTCATACTAACATTAACTTATTTAACTGAATGAAAAGATTTTTTTTCGCTGCTTTGGCAGCAAGTACATTAATGATTGCTTGTAAAGATTATAAGCAGGAGTTAGATTCGGCAAACCGACTGAATGCTGAATTGCAAGCGCAAACCGATTACAAAGACAGCACCATAAATGATTTTATTAAGAATATAAGCGATATAGAGAGTGGCCTAAACGCCATAACCGATAAGCAAGATGCGGTGCAAATGCAGGCTAACGATAATGAAAACCGTTCGCAAGCCCGTGAAAGAATTCTTG
The Bacteroidota bacterium DNA segment above includes these coding regions:
- a CDS encoding lysophospholipid acyltransferase family protein translates to MLLYLLVIKPLSLLPLRWLHYLSDFLYVVLYKIAGYRKKIVRANISNSFPEKTELERLQIEQEFYRHFSDVIVETIKSFSISANQLQQFFKVLDNIQLTRLFEKNKNIILVTSHYNNWEWGALAMPLHFNHNTFGIYQKLSNAFWNRTMLSTREQFGIDMVEMKDVLSLFRNYESQLKAVAFIADQSPFHVSKAYWATFLNQETPVYRGPARFAQTFDYALVYGHIQKKARSQYEVTYELLAEDAQDFAEDELTQMHLTALEKDIQAQPAFWLWTHKRWKRANQKKI